In Candidatus Zymogenus saltonus, the sequence GTCGCTTAAGAATGCGTCGGTTGCGGCCAGGGTCAGAAGTGCGAGTTGATCGTTAGCGGGTGCTCCATAGTAAACCCAGAGCTGGGAGACGACGGCCTTGAGCCCCTCATCGGTAAAGCACTCGTCCATAAGCTCGGTCAAGGTCTTCTTGCTCCACGTCATCAGCGACTTGTGTTTCAGGGGCACGGACATCTTCGTCTTAAAGGCCTTGAAGCCTGTGTAGCGATAGAGGTCTTTTATGGCCAGAATGTCGCTGTAGGTGGTGGATGAAAGCTCGTGGAATTTTTCTATCCCCGCGGCCTCCTCCGGCCACCTCTCTTTCAGAGTGTTGTCCCATTCCTCCCATGTTGTGGGCATTATAATGTCGACGTCCACGGTAGGATAGATGGAGCGGTAAAAATCGGGGAGCTCGTAAATATCCACCTTGTCATATACACCGCAAAGTTTCATTACCGTGCCCAAATCCCCCCTGTTCATCTCGTGAAGGGCGACCTCGAACGTGAAATCGCCTCTGGTGAAATTGGTCGTACAGCCCCCCACCTTGTGGTGCTGTTCCAGCAGGAGCACCTTTAGGCCGGCGTTGGAAAGGTGGGCGCCAGCAGACAGTCCCGCCATTCCTCCGCCTACGATGATTACGTCGTAATCCGCCTCGAATGCAGGGGGCTTCTTCTTGGCGCATCCAAAATTGAATATAAGCGCCGTTGACAAAGATATCGCAAAAAGAAGTAGAAAAAGATATTTCTTTCTCATAAAATCAACTCCTTCAGATACATTGACTCGTCGTATATAAATAACATCTCATTTGGTTTTTTCCAGCATCTTCTTGACCCTGGACTGAAAAAGCCTCCTCAGGATATAGCTTCTCAACTCGTCTGCCATCTCCGACATCCTGGCCGTAATCCTGATGTTTTCATCCCTTGATTTTCCCGAGACGACCCTCTTCCTCAGCTTTATCTCTTCCTCGACGATCTTTTCACCGTGATCGATGTAGAACCTCACGTCGTTGATATCCATCTTGAGCTCCTTGAAGCCCCACACTATATGTCTCGCGAAATTGAGGTCCTCGTGATTGTATGGTTTTTTGCCGCCCTTGTTGTATGGAATTAGGATGTTCATGGCCTCGGCCCTTTTCAGGAGCTCTTTATCCATCCCCGAAGCCTTGATAAACTCATCCCTGTCCATCAGCTCGGGCTCACCATGGGCCTTTGGGCTGAAGATCGCGTCCCTCAAGGATATGAGACCGTTCAGGTTCGCCCCGTTGTCGATGCTCTTGATTATACTCCTTATTACGGAGAGAGGGTAATACTTTTTCTCCTTGAGCTCTATTACAAGGGCAATACGATCGATGCAGGATTCGTCGTAATAGGACATCGATTTATTGACCTTTTCAGGCTTGGGCAAAAGCCCCTCCTTGACGTAGTACC encodes:
- a CDS encoding MerR family transcriptional regulator, which gives rise to MSLKISELEKITGVPQSTIRYYVKEGLLPKPEKVNKSMSYYDESCIDRIALVIELKEKKYYPLSVIRSIIKSIDNGANLNGLISLRDAIFSPKAHGEPELMDRDEFIKASGMDKELLKRAEAMNILIPYNKGGKKPYNHEDLNFARHIVWGFKELKMDINDVRFYIDHGEKIVEEEIKLRKRVVSGKSRDENIRITARMSEMADELRSYILRRLFQSRVKKMLEKTK